One part of the Bdellovibrio sp. KM01 genome encodes these proteins:
- a CDS encoding serine/threonine-protein kinase, with the protein MKTPKRIGQFQIIKRIAAGGMAEVYLGKSDSRFGISKLVAIKTTLPEDQNSEIFKDMFFKEIRVSANLNHQNIVKIYDFGEHNNRAFMVMEYIHGVTLRDLMSYHRDKEDPLPTPFILYIVHQVALALAYAYQSVDPQTGSSLKLIHRDISPHNILISFEGEVKIIDFGIAKATMDVEQTQHGQVKGKVAYMSPEQINRETLDHRTDIFSLGIVFWELLANTRFFAGNTVGEVKESIRLYDVANLPTAVIKDRSEELLNVLPRMLHHIAQFRAEDANDLARHIGTLLSTKHPDFSALSLADYLKEVFAMTYKDTMEQIRQFVVEDDKTMTISTTATAEEVMSMLTNKSITAPILKNIKVPAPPVYVPPEMIPPRPKWTNPSPNILNIPNRPLGQNGKFSNLLKGAVAIALLLTVGLLLGKENLETKKPAPQVYSSVPTLTPIQPRRAAPQPALPVPPSPFKKPPTYTHKKVLKKNRLPASPKPAKRTSPYQKNIKN; encoded by the coding sequence ATGAAGACACCAAAAAGAATCGGACAGTTTCAGATAATCAAGCGCATCGCCGCAGGCGGGATGGCAGAAGTTTATTTGGGTAAATCTGATTCAAGATTCGGTATCAGCAAACTTGTCGCGATCAAAACAACTCTGCCGGAAGATCAAAATTCTGAAATTTTTAAAGACATGTTTTTTAAAGAAATTCGTGTCAGCGCAAATCTGAATCATCAAAACATTGTGAAGATTTATGATTTCGGAGAGCACAACAATCGCGCCTTCATGGTGATGGAATACATTCACGGCGTGACCTTGCGTGACCTGATGTCATATCACCGCGACAAAGAAGATCCTCTGCCGACACCGTTCATTCTTTATATCGTACACCAGGTGGCCTTGGCCCTGGCCTATGCTTATCAGTCAGTGGATCCGCAAACAGGATCCTCCTTGAAACTGATTCATCGGGATATCAGTCCTCACAACATTCTGATCTCATTCGAAGGTGAAGTAAAAATCATCGATTTCGGGATTGCCAAAGCGACCATGGATGTCGAGCAGACTCAACATGGGCAGGTTAAAGGCAAAGTCGCCTACATGAGTCCCGAGCAAATCAATCGTGAAACTTTGGACCATCGCACCGACATTTTCTCATTGGGAATCGTGTTCTGGGAGCTGCTCGCGAACACGCGTTTCTTTGCCGGAAACACGGTCGGTGAAGTCAAAGAATCCATTCGCCTTTACGATGTTGCAAATCTCCCAACTGCTGTGATCAAAGACCGCTCGGAGGAGCTTTTGAATGTTTTGCCGCGCATGCTTCATCACATTGCTCAGTTCCGCGCCGAGGATGCGAACGACCTTGCAAGGCATATAGGAACATTGCTGTCGACAAAGCATCCGGATTTTTCGGCACTGTCATTGGCCGACTATCTAAAAGAAGTCTTCGCCATGACCTATAAAGATACCATGGAACAGATCCGTCAGTTCGTTGTCGAAGACGATAAAACCATGACGATCAGTACAACCGCGACTGCTGAAGAAGTGATGTCGATGCTAACCAATAAATCCATCACAGCACCGATTCTGAAAAACATCAAAGTACCGGCGCCACCCGTTTACGTGCCACCCGAAATGATTCCGCCACGTCCTAAGTGGACCAATCCCTCTCCGAATATTTTAAATATTCCAAATAGGCCCCTGGGCCAAAATGGAAAATTCAGCAACCTACTAAAAGGCGCAGTGGCCATAGCGTTGCTATTAACAGTGGGCCTGCTGTTGGGAAAAGAAAATCTAGAAACAAAAAAACCAGCCCCACAGGTCTACTCGTCAGTCCCAACACTGACCCCTATCCAACCCAGAAGAGCGGCCCCACAACCCGCACTCCCAGTACCACCAAGCCCTTTTAAAAAGCCACCAACATACACGCACAAAAAAGTGCTGAAAAAAAACCGCCTCCCCGCTTCTCCAAAGCCCGCGAAGCGCACATCGCCATACCAAAAAAACATAAAAAACTAA
- a CDS encoding DUF4423 domain-containing protein, whose product MTLNRFLSAKLEEMQKKNPRFSMRALAQKAGISPGRLNEIFHERRPLSDHYSNRISYGLSLTQEEQVTLSSFVTVRAKRMNFQKVLENQELRLITSWEPYAILNLMKTDDFESSTEWIAKRLALSVEKTEECLNLLEVQGVIKMKNGRWLRIPSQLTTTSEIPSSAIVEGHMANLRKSEEALRTVPMEKRHFGTITMPINVAKIEEAKQMLTQFRRKMCLLLEDGPKTEVYNLSMYLYPLTDVNERDFESTSLNASQIDSSTT is encoded by the coding sequence ATGACGTTGAACCGTTTTTTAAGCGCTAAACTAGAAGAGATGCAGAAAAAAAATCCGCGTTTCTCGATGCGTGCGCTGGCGCAAAAAGCGGGAATCTCTCCTGGTCGTTTGAATGAAATCTTTCACGAACGCCGTCCACTCAGTGATCACTACTCCAACAGAATTTCCTACGGTTTAAGTTTAACTCAGGAAGAGCAAGTCACTCTTTCAAGTTTCGTCACAGTTCGTGCAAAACGTATGAACTTCCAAAAAGTTTTGGAAAATCAGGAATTGCGTTTGATCACCAGCTGGGAACCTTATGCGATTTTGAATCTGATGAAGACTGATGATTTTGAAAGCTCCACAGAATGGATTGCTAAACGCCTGGCGCTGTCAGTGGAAAAAACCGAAGAATGTCTGAATCTTTTGGAAGTGCAAGGCGTGATCAAAATGAAGAACGGCCGCTGGTTGCGCATTCCTTCGCAGCTGACGACGACATCAGAAATTCCAAGTTCCGCCATCGTGGAAGGTCACATGGCCAATTTGCGAAAGTCTGAAGAGGCTTTGCGTACGGTGCCGATGGAGAAACGTCATTTCGGAACCATCACAATGCCGATCAATGTCGCAAAGATCGAAGAAGCAAAACAAATGCTGACGCAGTTTAGACGTAAGATGTGTTTGCTTTTAGAAGATGGCCCTAAGACAGAAGTTTATAATTTATCCATGTATCTTTATCCTCTGACTGATGTGAACGAGCGTGACTTCGAGTCGACTTCGTTGAATGCATCTCAAATTGATTCGTCCACAACTTAA
- a CDS encoding TIGR02147 family protein: protein MTSWLNTVFMQNQTITEFMMNKFEELRKSNRRISLRMVAYKIGITPGRLSELIRGKRPLSEFYFEKISTGLGLNQDERQQLRSYISVTSRRFNSDRVLGVKSGNLMGGWEEYAILNLLRIANGNDDVNWIAERLALTPEQVEKGLENLERMELIRNEERGIEIVHRRLITSYECANQESRNYYKKHLEKASQAMELEMNSSYTGVTLTVNPQQIPVAERMIERFRGRILRLLQQGTQSEVYSLNIQMFPLSVPEHLSKTAAGANLPESPCVELDKV from the coding sequence ATGACTTCTTGGTTAAATACTGTGTTCATGCAAAACCAGACTATTACAGAATTCATGATGAACAAATTCGAAGAGCTTCGTAAATCTAATCGTCGTATTTCACTACGTATGGTTGCTTACAAAATCGGCATCACGCCAGGTCGTTTAAGCGAATTGATCCGTGGCAAACGCCCCCTCAGCGAATTTTATTTTGAAAAGATCTCCACGGGCTTGGGACTTAATCAAGATGAGCGTCAACAATTGAGATCTTATATCTCTGTAACATCACGTCGCTTCAATTCAGATCGCGTGTTGGGTGTGAAGAGTGGCAATCTGATGGGTGGTTGGGAAGAGTATGCGATTTTGAATTTACTAAGAATTGCCAATGGCAATGACGACGTAAACTGGATTGCAGAACGTTTGGCTTTGACCCCTGAGCAAGTGGAAAAAGGTTTGGAAAATCTGGAGCGTATGGAATTGATTCGCAATGAAGAACGCGGCATCGAAATCGTTCACCGCCGTTTGATCACTTCTTACGAATGTGCAAATCAAGAAAGTCGTAACTATTATAAGAAGCACTTGGAAAAGGCCAGCCAGGCGATGGAGCTTGAGATGAACTCGAGTTACACAGGTGTCACGTTGACGGTGAATCCGCAGCAGATCCCAGTGGCTGAGCGCATGATTGAGCGCTTCCGTGGGCGTATCCTTCGTTTATTGCAGCAGGGTACACAAAGTGAAGTCTACTCTCTGAATATCCAAATGTTCCCTCTATCAGTGCCGGAGCATCTCTCTAAGACCGCTGCTGGAGCGAATCTGCCGGAGTCGCCATGCGTTGAGCTTGATAAAGTTTAA